The sequence ATATATATAATTATACCTAAATTACTACATAAAAACAACCTAAAAAAAGTAAAAAAATCAAATTAAAGATTTTAAAAAATTTGTTTCTATTGCTTTTTTACAGTTTTTAAGTTATAATTTTTGGTAGATTAAAATTAATCATAAATAGTTTTGTAAGGAGTTTTAATGAAAGTAAATGAAGAAAAAATAAACTTACTTATAGATGATATTTTCAGAAATAAGAAATTAGTAAAATGCATTTTTTCTAATATGAAAGGAAATTATCCCTATACTAAAGTTAATATAAAACCTATTTTAATAAAAAATGAATTTTTTTATCAGTTTGAAGAATTTCAAAATAACAAAGCTTATCATTCAAATTTAAATATTGAAGATACATTAGATAAGCTTCCTTTATTAATTGAAAACTTTAAACAATATATGATATTCACAAAGGAACAAGATATTCAAGTTTTAAAAAATAAGAAAGGTTTTAAAATTAAAGAAACAAAAAATATAAAAGGAGAAGTTTCTTTAGAACACAATAAGAATAAAAATTATATTTTAAAAGAAGGAGCCCCAATCCCATTCTTGGTTAAGCTTGGAGTTATGGGTGAAAATGGAAAAGTATTTAAAAAAAGTTATGATAAGTTCAAACAAATAAATAAATATTTACAATTTATAGATGAAACAATTTGTGAGATGCAATCTAAAAAACTAATAACTGATTCCATTAAAGCAATAGATTTTGGATGTGGAAAATCATACTTAACTTTTGCATTACATTATTATTTCCAAATAAAAGATAATTTAGATTTTAAAATTATAGGTCTAGATTTAAAGGAAGATGTTATAGAAGAATGTAATAATATAGCAAAAGAACTTGATTTAAAAAACATAGAATTTTTAACAGGAGATATTAAAGATTTTGACAAACTAAATGATGTTGATCTTATCTTTTCTCTTCATGCTTGTAATAATGCAACAGATTATTCTTTATTAAAAGCAATGGAACTTAATGCTAAAGCAATTTTAGCTGTCCCTTGTTGCCAGCATGAATTTAATGAAAAAATTTCATCTAATAAGAATAGTTCTTTTCATGAAAATGAATCTTTAATTGGAAAGCATGGAATATTACTTGAAAAATTTTCTTCTATTGCAACTGATGCTTTTAGAGCACAAGCTTTAGAATTATGTGGGTTCAAAACTCAAGTTATAGAATTTATAGATTTAGTTAATACTCCTAAGAATGTACTTATTCGTGGAATCAGAGAAAAAACTACTAAGGATTCTCTTGATAAAAAACTAAAGGAATATAATACTTTTAAAAATTTCTTAGGAATAGAGCCTATTTTAGATACACTACTTAAACCATATTTTTTAACTAAGGAGAACAAATGAAAAGAATTAAAGAAGTTATAATAGTAGAAGGAAGAGATGATATTACTGCTGTAAAAAGAGCTGTCGATGCTGAACTTATTCCAGTTCATGGATATTCAGTAAAGAAAAATTTAGATAAAATACAAAAAGCTTACGATAATAATGGTATAATTATATTAACAGATCCAGATTTTGCTGGAGTTCAAATTAGAAGAATTATTACTGAACGTTTTCCTGAAGCAAAACAAGCATATATAAATAGATATGAAGGAATTAAAAATGGAAATATTGGAGTTGAGAACGCTTCTCCTGAATCTATTATAAAAGCTTTAGAAAAAGCAAAATACGAAACATTAGAATCTGAAAAAGTTTTTACAGTTGATGATTTATTAGAGTATCACTTAACAGGTTTTTCAAACTCTAAATTATTAAGAGAAAAACTTGGAGAAAAATTAGGTATAGGATATTCTAATGGAAAACAACTTCTTGTTAAATTAAATCACTATGGAATTTCAATGGAAGAATTTGAAAATGCCATGGATGAAATAATTAAAAGCTTATAATTAAATATTTACTTCTAAGGTCCTTCAGCAAAATGTTGAAGGATTTTTTTCACCTAAGGAGGGGATGATAATGGATGTTTTAGAAGAAATGAAAACTTATTATTACACTGGGGAAACAAAGGATATTTCATTTAGAATCAATCAATTATTAAAATTAAAAGAAGTTATATTAAACAATGAAGATAATATTATAAAGGCTTTAAATTTAGATTTAAGAAGACCCGCCTTTGAAAGTTATATATCTGAAATTGGAGTTATCTTAAATAGTATAACTTACACTATTAATAATTTAAAAAAATGGAGTAAATTAAAAAAAGTTAGAACTCCAATGACTCAATTTAGAGCTAGTAGTTATATTCAACCAGAACCTTATGGAGTTGTTTTAATAATTTCTCCGTTTAATTTTCCTTTTAATTTATGCATAGAACCTTTGATTGGAGCTATTGCAGCAGGAAATTGCGCTGTAATAAAACCTTCTGAAGAAACTCCAAATGTTTCTAAAGTTATTGAAAAAATGTTTTGTGAAAATTTTCAAAAAGAATATATACAGGTTATACAAGGAGGAAAAGAAGTTATTAGTGAACTAATTCATAGTTCTTTTGATTATATTTTCTTTACTGGAAGTGTTCCTGTGGGAAAAATAGTTATGAAAGCTGCTAGTGAAAAACTAACTCCTTTAACTTTAGAGCTTGGAGGAAAAAGCCCTTGTATAATAGACAAAGATGCAAATTTAAAAATAGCTGCTGAAAGAGTTGCCTGGGGAAAATTCTTCAATGCTGGACAAATCTGTATTGCTCCAGATTATTTATTAGTTCATGAAGCTGTTCAACATGATTTTATTCAAGAATTAAAAGATATTATCAAAAGATTTTATGGTGATAATATCCATGAATCTCCTGACTTTTCAAGAATTATAAATAAGAAACATACAGAAAGATTAATTGAAATTTTAAAAGAAGATGAAGATAAAATTGTCTACGGAGGAAATTATATTTTAGAAGAAAAATATATTGAGCCAACTATATTAGACAATGTTTCTTGGGAAGATAAATGTATGGAAGATGAAATTTTTGGGCCAATACTACCAATAATTCCTTTCACTGATATTGATAAAATTATAAGTATAATAAATTCTAAACCAAAACCTTTAGCTTTATATATCTTCACAGAAAATTCATATCTTCAAAATAGAATTATAGATAGAACTAGTTCTGGAGGAGTTTGTATAAATGATGTTATCAATCATTATAGCAATCATCATTTACCATTTGGTGGAGTGGGAAGTTCTGGTATTGGAAGCTATCACGGAGAAGATAGTTTTAAAACTTTTTCTCATATGAAGGGAATTCTTAGTAAATCTACAAAAATAAGTAATACTTTAATATTCCCTCCTTATAATCTAAAGAAACTTCATGCTATTAAAAAAGTATTAAAATAAAATATAATATAATAAAGGACTAGCTGTATAATTAATACACTAGTCCTTTAATATTTAAATTAGAATACTTCCATCTTCTTTCAAATAAATTTCTTTTGGTGGAAGTTGTGATGAAAATTGAAAAGGTGTTAGTACTGCTGCGTAACATCCAGCATTTGTCATTACTACTAGATCTCCTATTTTTA is a genomic window of Fusobacterium sp. JB019 containing:
- a CDS encoding SAM-dependent methyltransferase — translated: MKVNEEKINLLIDDIFRNKKLVKCIFSNMKGNYPYTKVNIKPILIKNEFFYQFEEFQNNKAYHSNLNIEDTLDKLPLLIENFKQYMIFTKEQDIQVLKNKKGFKIKETKNIKGEVSLEHNKNKNYILKEGAPIPFLVKLGVMGENGKVFKKSYDKFKQINKYLQFIDETICEMQSKKLITDSIKAIDFGCGKSYLTFALHYYFQIKDNLDFKIIGLDLKEDVIEECNNIAKELDLKNIEFLTGDIKDFDKLNDVDLIFSLHACNNATDYSLLKAMELNAKAILAVPCCQHEFNEKISSNKNSSFHENESLIGKHGILLEKFSSIATDAFRAQALELCGFKTQVIEFIDLVNTPKNVLIRGIREKTTKDSLDKKLKEYNTFKNFLGIEPILDTLLKPYFLTKENK
- the rnmV gene encoding ribonuclease M5, producing MKRIKEVIIVEGRDDITAVKRAVDAELIPVHGYSVKKNLDKIQKAYDNNGIIILTDPDFAGVQIRRIITERFPEAKQAYINRYEGIKNGNIGVENASPESIIKALEKAKYETLESEKVFTVDDLLEYHLTGFSNSKLLREKLGEKLGIGYSNGKQLLVKLNHYGISMEEFENAMDEIIKSL
- a CDS encoding aldehyde dehydrogenase yields the protein MDVLEEMKTYYYTGETKDISFRINQLLKLKEVILNNEDNIIKALNLDLRRPAFESYISEIGVILNSITYTINNLKKWSKLKKVRTPMTQFRASSYIQPEPYGVVLIISPFNFPFNLCIEPLIGAIAAGNCAVIKPSEETPNVSKVIEKMFCENFQKEYIQVIQGGKEVISELIHSSFDYIFFTGSVPVGKIVMKAASEKLTPLTLELGGKSPCIIDKDANLKIAAERVAWGKFFNAGQICIAPDYLLVHEAVQHDFIQELKDIIKRFYGDNIHESPDFSRIINKKHTERLIEILKEDEDKIVYGGNYILEEKYIEPTILDNVSWEDKCMEDEIFGPILPIIPFTDIDKIISIINSKPKPLALYIFTENSYLQNRIIDRTSSGGVCINDVINHYSNHHLPFGGVGSSGIGSYHGEDSFKTFSHMKGILSKSTKISNTLIFPPYNLKKLHAIKKVLK